A genome region from Acidobacteriota bacterium includes the following:
- the tpiA gene encoding triose-phosphate isomerase: MSRKPLVAGNWKMNLLRADAENFCRRLGAGDIRGVEVVIFPPYPLLDTVARGLGVSTAETAETGATLFDAGADSGEAGSVAAWGAQDLHPADSGAHTGDVSGHHLVDAGCQWVLCGHSERRQDHGESDDLVAQKVAAAGRHGLTPVLCLGETADERRYGKTFEVLDRQLASARAALPEGFVLAYEPIWAIGTGDTASPVQAQEAHAFLRQGLADRFGPVIADTTRILYGGSAKPANAGELFAQPDLDGFLVGGASLDPKPFLAIIGACA; this comes from the coding sequence ATGAGCCGCAAGCCGCTGGTCGCCGGCAACTGGAAGATGAACCTGTTGCGGGCCGACGCCGAGAACTTCTGCCGCCGCCTGGGGGCGGGCGACATCCGGGGAGTCGAAGTGGTGATCTTCCCGCCCTACCCACTGCTCGACACCGTCGCCCGCGGCCTCGGCGTTTCCACTGCCGAAACTGCCGAAACCGGTGCCACCCTCTTCGACGCCGGCGCTGACTCCGGTGAGGCCGGCTCCGTCGCCGCCTGGGGGGCGCAGGACCTCCATCCGGCGGACTCCGGAGCCCACACCGGCGATGTCTCCGGCCACCACCTGGTCGACGCCGGTTGCCAATGGGTGCTGTGCGGCCATAGCGAACGGCGCCAGGACCACGGCGAAAGCGATGACCTGGTGGCGCAAAAAGTCGCCGCCGCCGGCCGCCACGGCCTCACCCCCGTGCTATGCCTCGGCGAAACCGCCGACGAACGCCGCTACGGCAAGACCTTCGAAGTCCTCGACCGGCAGCTCGCCTCAGCCCGGGCAGCCCTGCCCGAGGGATTCGTACTCGCCTACGAACCCATTTGGGCGATCGGCACCGGCGATACCGCTTCCCCGGTCCAAGCCCAGGAGGCCCATGCCTTCCTCCGCCAAGGCCTGGCGGACCGCTTCGGGCCGGTCATCGCCGACACCACCCGCATCCTCTATGGCGGCTCCGCCAAACCCGCCAATGCCGGTGAACTCTTCGCTCAACCGGACCTCGATGGTTTCCTCGTCGGAGGAGCGAGCCTTGACCCGAAGCCGTTCCTCGCTATCATTGGCGCTTGCGCCTGA